From Salmo salar chromosome ssa04, Ssal_v3.1, whole genome shotgun sequence, one genomic window encodes:
- the LOC106610561 gene encoding homeobox protein HMX1: MHDKATDTQASTTSKVSSFYIENLLGSRKNGESTYFNRQVNNNNNNNNSQYSSRTAEESMERNEMVYPSRVLAGHPSQVAGQEAACSGLGAEGSPRRDSQLERYRAAVNVKPLSLKRSSNPKEDSRCSDDRCCSHSACDRDSVSPAVSEEPTEGSDKTGRKTAATSLTDDNDETQNAFDDQSDPEAPLDLSSVRKKKTRTVFSRSQVFQLESTFDMKRYLSSSERAGIAASLQLTETQVKIWFQNRRNKWKRQLAADLEAVNVSHSSQRIVRVPILYHENSTPSTFGFDINVSQVSSPLMSFSNPVNYPFSSFAHSMSLLRSQMTGLV; the protein is encoded by the exons ATGCACGACAAGGCGACAGACACTCAGGCTTCGACAACGTCAAAAGTCTCCTCGTTTTACATCGAAAACCTACTCGGCTCGAGGAAGAATGGAGAGTCAACGTATTTCAACCGAcaggtcaacaacaacaacaacaacaacaacagccagTATAGTAGCAGGACCGCGGAGGAGAGTATGGAGAGGAATGAGATGGTCTACCCTAGCCGAGTCTTAGCGGGACATCCCAGCCAAGTGGCCGGTCAAGAGGCAGCCTGCTCCGGCCTCGGCGCCGAGGGTTCCCCCCGGAGAGACTCCCAGTTAGAACGGTACAGAGCAGCCGTTAACGTCAAACCACTCAGTCTCAAAAGGTCCAGCA ATCCCAAAGAGGACAGTAGATGCTCAGATGACCGTTGCTGCTCCCACTCAGCCTGCGACCGAGACTCTGTCTCTCCCGCGGTGTCAGAAGAACCCACTGAAGGCAGCGACAAAACGGGACGGAAAACGGCGGCAACCAGCCTGACCGACGACAACGACGAGACGCAGAACGCCTTTGACGATCAGTCGGACCCGGAAGCCCCTCTGGACCTGAGCTCTGTCCGGAAGAAGAAAACCAGAACCGTTTTTAGTCGGAGTCAGGTGTTTCAGTTGGAGTCGACGTTCGATATGAAACGGTACCTCAGCAGTTCTGAACGGGCAGGTATCGCGGCCTCCCTCCAGTTAACGGAAACGCAGGTGAAAATCTGGTTCCAGAATCGACGGAACAAATGGAAGAGACAGTTGGCCGCGGATCTAGAGGCCGTAAACGTTTCCCACTCGTCCCAACGGATAGTCAGAGTTCCGATTCTATATCACGAAAACTCCACGCCCTCGACGTTTGGTTTCGACATCAACGTGTCCCAGGTCTCCTCACCTTTGATGAGTTTCTCAAACCCTGTGAACTATCCCTTCTCCTCATTCGCTCACTCCATGAGTTTACTACGCTCGCAAATGACCGGGTTGGTGTAA